The Populus alba chromosome 6, ASM523922v2, whole genome shotgun sequence genome contains a region encoding:
- the LOC118027975 gene encoding uncharacterized protein, producing MSLHIGNLSSHIRRDELERVFQRFGRCNVRMKDGYGFVVYEFPPNAEKALRALHRRNICGKPLTLSWSNKQPRPLKRFARTARSYEPQHGGNSDRGGDHVKRKLGSNDQKDYRLSFTQADTTSRIPSSADMHREEIVNHQDDIEDHTNKEHQGYREDFLDERGRVGPDPVDNDRWGEQFHNPPNEVGVENGIEFDRYDPYEGIDRRNNDENLQKAYSGGTLALQSSQENAGGDHTSDATLNRLSDVKSQETCYKCGGSGHKMRNCPQENASQRNVTRFDSRHTDDIHGSGRGKGDPEKNGSRSWEKLQSSRDAIPGRRLKNDKQSFSSGRHEEVTRNGRSAVSKETDWSCKKEYERKRQSRKEIESPKRHGTKKGRRSTSSFLHSDNTTSRLHSTSHSFKQLQRSHSHSRSKSVSSSLRSGSTSLYSRSQSSKTMSRSISPTSLSLSVSLGQALPSSSNKAQLIMKGSSDNATTPESKEVFIEEVQQVEGETGLQGDKHGLKTVAVNDNAVSSSKADTEMEKYQPLQKDNDDCLMVSNSLHKAPNSSTQILSEEGTLAAGNLSLEPVLEMECQNYDTFETDHVQVPLKKLDPEAPASSSSFHSTSISAGELSSVLKHYGLGCQDENEKPLPAEAYFGSARLWPWEIIYYRRLKKGLISIENYARRVDQNREFGIVDKYIRSSSGWGELHQENL from the coding sequence ATGTCATTGCATATTGGCAACTTATCGTCTCACATTCGTAGAGATGAACTTGAGCGTGTCTTCCAAAGGTTTGGTCGGTGTAATGTACGAATGAAAGATGGATATGGGTTTGTGGTATATGAATTCCCTCCAAATGCAGAAAAAGCTTTGAGAGCACTACATAGGAGGAACATTTGTGGGAAACCACTAACTCTCTCATGGTCAAATAAACAGCCTAGACCACTTAAAAGATTTGCAAGGACTGCTAGATCTTATGAGCCACAGCATGGTGGGAATTCTGACAGAGGAGGAGATcatgttaaaagaaaattggGTTCCAATGATCAGAAAGATTATAGGTTGAGTTTTACTCAAGCAGATACAACTAGCAGAATACCTAGTTCTGCAGACATGCACCGGGAAGAGATAGTTAACCACCAGGATGACATTGAAGACCACACCAACAAAGAACATCAGGGTTATAGAGAAGATTTTCTAGATGAAAGAGGTAGGGTTGGACCGGACCCAGTGGACAATGATAGATGGGGTGAGCAATTCCATAACCCACCAAATGAAGTTGGTGTTGAAAATGGGATAGAATTTGATAGATATGATCCTTATGAAGGTATTGATAGGAGAAACAATGATGAAAATCTTCAGAAGGCCTATTCTGGCGGTACTCTTGCTCTACAAAGCTCTCAAGAGAATGCAGGGGGGGATCACACCAGCGATGCAACTTTAAACCGTCTTAGTGATGTAAAATCCCAGGAAACTTGCTACAAATGTGGAGGCTCTGGTCACAAAATGCGCAATTGTCCCCAGGAAAATGCTTCACAGAGAAATGTCACTAGGTTTGACAGTAGGCACACTGATGACATCCATGGAAGTGGTAGAGGTAAAGGCGATCCAGAAAAAAATGGATCCAGGTCATGGGAAAAGCTCCAGTCAAGTAGAGATGCTATACCAGGAAGGAGACTCAAGAATGATAAACAATCATTTAGTTCAGGAAGGCATGAAGAAGTGACAAGGAATGGAAGATCTGCTGTATCAAAGGAAACTGATTGGTCCTGTAAAAAGGAGTATGAAAGGAAAAGACAAAGTAGGAAGGAAATTGAATCTCCAAAAAGACACGGCACAAAGAAAGGAAGACGATCAACTTCATCTTTTCTGCATTCTGACAACACCACATCTAGATTGCATTCTACATCTCATTCCTTTAAGCAGCTGCAAAGGTCTCACTCACACTCTAGATCAAAATCAGTATCTTCCAGCTTAAGGTCTGGCTCAACATCACTCTATTCTAGATCCCAAAGTTCTAAAACCATGTCAAGATCAATATCTCCTACATCCCTATCCTTGTCTGTGTCACTTGGTCAAGCTTTGCCGTCCTCTTCAAATAAGGCACAGCTGATCATGAAAGGCTCATCAGATAATGCTACAACACCTGAATCCAAGGAGGTTTTTATTGAAGAAGTGCAACAAGTAGAAGGTGAAACTGGCTTGCAGGGTGATAAACATGGATTGAAGACGGTAGCTGTGAATGACAATGCAGTGTCATCCTCCAAAGCAGACACTGAAATGGAAAAATATCAGCCTCTTCAGAAGGATAATGATGACTGCCTAATGGTGTCCAATTCATTGCACAAAGCACCTAATTCAAGCACACAAATACTGTCAGAGGAAGGCACACTTGCTGCTGGAAATCTCTCTCTGGAGCCCGTGTTAGAGATGGAATGTCAAAATTATGATACATTTGAAACTGACCATGTGCAAGTtccattgaagaaattggaCCCAGAAGCTCCTGCCAGCTCATCTTCCTTCCACTCAACAAGCATTTCTGCAGGGGAGTTGAGCAGTGTTCTGAAGCACTATGGCCTTGGTTGTCAAGATGAGAATGAAAAGCCTTTGCCTGCTGAGGCTTACTTTGGTTCTGCTCGCTTGTGGCCGTGGGAGATCATCTACTACAGGAGGTTGAAGAAGGGCCTTATCTCCATTGAGAACTATGCTAGGCGGGTTGATCAGAATAGGGAATTTGGTATTGTTGACAAATATATTAGAAGCAGTAGTGGTTGGGGAGAATTACATCAAGAGAACCTGTGA